The Rubrobacter naiadicus genome contains a region encoding:
- a CDS encoding adenine deaminase, with translation MEESGRRRPLYEMTRELAATAMGELPATLVVRGGRLVSVTSGEVIPGMDVAVQGPRIAYVGPDAGHTIGPDTRVIEAEGRYVAPGLLDGHCHIESSQLTVTRFAEAVLPLGTTGGFFDAHEISNVFGLEGLRLMLEEARTTPLAAYLEVASCVPSTSTDLETPGAVLGPEEVAEAMGWGEDVIALGEVMNFPGVVFGDEKMHGEIAEALKAGRAADGHFCWPPDDRRLAAYAASGVSGCHEGTTPEDTLWRLRQGMYAKLRRGSAWHDVAATIKAHTEMGLDPRRILLVTDDRSPESILDEGHMDFVVRHAIAQGVRPVVAFQMATLNTAERFGVSHDVGSVTPGRRADIILLDGDLADVRVCLTVAAGEVVAEDGRMVAEIPRFEYPSFALDSVRVSGPVTEETFAVEAPVESGRVPVRAFRVVENHVETREERVELPVSGGLVHLDPEQDVCKAAVIERHGKGGWKAVGFVCGVGFREPAAIASTVAHDSHNLLVIGSSEEQMARAARAVVGAGGGVAVARGEELVVHPLPVAGLMSPDPFEAVAERSRAVGRALAAAGCTLNYAFMTLSLLALVVLPELHLSDRGLVRVDEGGFRLVPLFTGKEA, from the coding sequence ATGGAGGAGTCCGGCAGGAGAAGGCCTCTCTACGAGATGACCCGGGAGCTGGCGGCGACCGCGATGGGCGAGCTTCCCGCGACGCTCGTCGTCCGGGGCGGGAGGCTGGTGAGCGTGACGTCGGGCGAGGTCATCCCGGGGATGGACGTCGCCGTACAGGGCCCGCGCATCGCCTACGTCGGCCCCGACGCGGGGCACACCATCGGGCCGGACACCCGGGTGATAGAGGCGGAGGGGCGCTACGTCGCGCCGGGGCTCCTCGACGGTCACTGCCACATCGAGAGCAGCCAGCTCACCGTCACCCGGTTCGCGGAGGCGGTGCTCCCTCTGGGCACCACCGGCGGTTTCTTCGACGCGCACGAGATCTCTAACGTGTTCGGCCTCGAGGGCCTGAGGCTGATGCTGGAGGAGGCGCGCACCACGCCGTTGGCGGCCTACCTCGAGGTCGCCTCCTGCGTCCCTTCGACCTCGACGGACCTGGAGACGCCCGGAGCGGTCCTCGGCCCGGAGGAGGTCGCCGAGGCGATGGGCTGGGGGGAGGACGTGATCGCGCTCGGAGAGGTCATGAACTTCCCCGGGGTCGTCTTCGGCGACGAGAAGATGCACGGCGAGATAGCGGAGGCCCTGAAGGCCGGGCGGGCCGCCGACGGGCACTTTTGCTGGCCGCCGGACGACCGACGCCTCGCGGCCTACGCCGCGAGCGGCGTGAGCGGGTGCCACGAGGGGACGACCCCGGAGGATACTCTCTGGCGCCTCAGGCAGGGGATGTACGCCAAGCTGCGGCGCGGCTCGGCCTGGCACGACGTCGCCGCCACGATAAAGGCGCACACGGAGATGGGGCTCGACCCGAGGCGCATCCTGCTCGTCACCGACGACCGCAGCCCGGAGTCGATCCTGGACGAGGGGCACATGGACTTCGTCGTGCGCCACGCCATAGCCCAGGGGGTGAGGCCGGTCGTCGCCTTCCAGATGGCCACCCTGAACACCGCCGAACGCTTCGGCGTCTCACACGACGTCGGCAGCGTGACCCCGGGCCGCCGCGCGGACATCATCCTGCTCGACGGCGACCTCGCCGACGTGAGGGTTTGCCTCACGGTGGCGGCCGGCGAGGTCGTCGCGGAGGATGGGAGGATGGTCGCGGAGATCCCGCGGTTCGAATACCCCTCTTTCGCGCTCGACTCGGTGCGGGTCTCCGGTCCCGTCACGGAGGAGACGTTCGCCGTGGAGGCGCCCGTCGAGAGCGGCCGGGTGCCGGTGCGGGCTTTCCGGGTGGTCGAGAACCACGTGGAGACACGGGAGGAGCGCGTGGAGCTCCCGGTCTCCGGAGGGCTCGTGCACCTCGACCCGGAGCAGGACGTGTGCAAGGCCGCCGTGATCGAACGACACGGGAAGGGCGGCTGGAAGGCCGTCGGGTTCGTCTGCGGGGTCGGCTTCCGGGAGCCGGCGGCCATCGCGAGCACCGTCGCCCACGACAGCCACAACCTGCTCGTGATCGGGAGCTCCGAGGAGCAGATGGCCCGCGCCGCGAGGGCGGTCGTCGGGGCGGGGGGAGGCGTCGCGGTCGCCCGCGGGGAGGAGCTGGTGGTGCATCCGCTGCCGGTCGCCGGGCTTATGTCGCCCGACCCCTTCGAGGCGGTGGCGGAGCGCTCGCGGGCGGTCGGCCGGGCGCTCGCCGCGGCGGGATGCACGCTCAACTACGCCTTCATGACGCTCTCGCTCCTGGCGCTCGTGGTTCTCCCGGAGCTGCACCTCTCCGACAGGGGGCTCGTCAGGGTGGACGAGGGCGGGTTCCGGCTCGTGCCGCTGTTTACCGGGAAGGAGGCGTAG
- the hpt gene encoding hypoxanthine phosphoribosyltransferase has translation MDGVPKPGRILVSSEAIDRRLGELGARITSDYRERNPLLLVGILRGAFVVLSDLIRRLEIPCEVDFMEVSSYGTGTSSSGVVRILKDLEEDITGRHVLIVEDIIDTGLTLSYLRRSLLARNPASLEIFALLSKPSRRRVEIEVKYLGFEVPDEFVVGYGIDYAGYHRNLPDIHALDSPGERAVQSTS, from the coding sequence ATGGACGGCGTTCCGAAGCCGGGCCGGATCCTCGTCTCCTCCGAAGCGATAGACCGCAGGCTCGGGGAGCTCGGCGCCCGCATCACCTCTGACTACCGCGAGAGGAACCCCCTGCTCCTCGTCGGCATCCTGCGCGGGGCGTTCGTGGTGCTGAGCGACCTGATCCGACGCCTCGAGATCCCCTGCGAGGTGGACTTCATGGAGGTCTCCTCCTACGGGACGGGCACCTCCTCCAGCGGGGTGGTGCGCATCCTCAAAGACCTCGAAGAGGATATAACCGGCCGGCACGTGCTCATCGTGGAGGACATAATCGATACGGGGCTGACCCTCTCCTACCTGAGGAGGTCGCTGCTTGCGCGCAACCCGGCGTCTTTGGAGATCTTTGCGCTTCTCAGCAAGCCGAGCCGCAGGAGGGTTGAGATAGAGGTGAAGTACCTGGGCTTTGAGGTGCCGGACGAGTTCGTCGTCGGGTACGGCATAGACTACGCCGGCTACCACCGCAACCTCCCCGACATCCACGCCCTTGACAGCCCCGGAGAACGGGCTGTACAATCCACGAGTTAA
- a CDS encoding FAD binding domain-containing protein, with the protein MEFLQPATWHEALEARAEHPEARPIFGGTDVMVELNFDRDRPGALLDLTRIPELSEWGEEDGMVRIGAGVSYARIIEEVGGRLPALAMASRTVGSPQIRNRGTVGGNLGTSSPAGDSLPPLYAAGAEVEVCSVRGVRRVSVEEFVRGPKRNALAGDELISAVVVPVARGPEQFSKIGTRNAMVIAVCSLAVSLDVERRKVRACIGSAGPIPIRAREAEGFIEGVLDEEGLWESRGEIGEEALGRFAELVREAARPIDDVRSTAEYRRHAVGVLARRELAWVWQEYRGGEAR; encoded by the coding sequence TTGGAGTTTCTGCAACCGGCTACCTGGCACGAGGCTCTGGAGGCCAGGGCTGAACACCCCGAAGCGAGGCCCATCTTCGGTGGCACGGACGTGATGGTCGAGCTCAACTTCGACCGGGACCGGCCCGGGGCGCTGCTGGATCTCACGCGCATTCCGGAGCTTTCGGAGTGGGGTGAGGAGGATGGCATGGTGAGGATCGGGGCGGGGGTCAGCTACGCCCGGATCATAGAGGAGGTGGGGGGCAGGCTCCCCGCCCTGGCCATGGCTTCCAGGACGGTCGGCTCGCCCCAGATCCGCAACCGGGGCACCGTCGGGGGGAACCTGGGGACGTCTTCCCCGGCGGGCGACTCTCTGCCGCCGCTGTATGCGGCCGGTGCGGAGGTGGAAGTCTGCTCGGTGAGGGGGGTGAGGCGGGTTTCGGTCGAGGAGTTCGTGAGGGGGCCCAAGCGCAACGCGCTCGCGGGGGACGAGCTGATCTCTGCGGTCGTGGTCCCGGTGGCCCGGGGGCCGGAGCAGTTCTCCAAGATCGGGACGAGGAACGCGATGGTCATCGCGGTCTGCTCGCTCGCCGTCTCGCTCGACGTGGAGCGCAGGAAGGTGCGGGCGTGCATCGGCTCTGCGGGTCCCATCCCCATCCGGGCACGCGAAGCCGAGGGCTTCATCGAGGGGGTGCTCGACGAGGAAGGACTCTGGGAGAGCCGGGGCGAGATAGGGGAGGAGGCACTCGGCCGGTTCGCGGAGCTCGTGCGAGAAGCGGCGCGGCCCATAGACGACGTCCGCTCGACGGCGGAGTACCGCCGGCACGCGGTCGGGGTTCTGGCCCGCAGGGAGCTCGCGTGGGTCTGGCAGGAGTACCGGGGAGGTGAGGCCAGGTGA
- a CDS encoding (2Fe-2S)-binding protein, producing the protein MRLRLEVNGEVREVEGVWEGESLLYVLRERLGLYGSKNACEQGECGSCSVYLDGVLVCSCLVAAGQAEGREVVTVEGLAEGDGLHPVQEAFVEAGAVQCGFCTPGFVVATHDLLSRNPEPTDAEIREALAGNLCRCTGYEKILDAVRRAAERVRV; encoded by the coding sequence GTGAGGCTGCGTCTGGAGGTCAACGGGGAGGTACGCGAGGTCGAGGGCGTCTGGGAGGGGGAGAGCCTTCTGTACGTCCTGCGCGAGCGCCTCGGGCTCTACGGTTCCAAGAACGCCTGCGAGCAGGGCGAGTGCGGCTCGTGCTCGGTCTACCTCGACGGGGTGCTGGTGTGCTCGTGCCTGGTGGCTGCTGGTCAGGCCGAAGGCAGGGAGGTCGTCACCGTCGAGGGGCTCGCGGAGGGGGACGGGCTACACCCCGTGCAGGAGGCCTTCGTCGAGGCCGGGGCGGTGCAGTGCGGGTTCTGCACGCCCGGGTTCGTCGTGGCCACCCACGACCTGCTCTCGCGCAACCCCGAGCCCACGGACGCCGAGATCCGGGAGGCCCTGGCGGGCAACCTCTGCCGCTGCACCGGCTACGAGAAGATCCTCGACGCCGTCCGCCGCGCCGCGGAGAGAGTCCGGGTGTGA
- a CDS encoding 8-oxoguanine deaminase: MAGRLVIEGCAIAAVGAEGAEHARGHLVIEDGRIAAVGEGPVPGRLREGARVVDGRGRLATPALVNCHHHLYQWATRGMAQQEDLFGWLSGLYPLWACIDEEVEHAAASAGLTALALSGCATTTDHHYVFPRGAGDLFAAEVEAAREVGLRFHPTRGSMDLGESRGGLPPDGVVEELEEILAASEEAVDRYHDPSPGSMLRVALAPCSPFSVTRELMAESARLAREKGVRLHTHLAETVDEEEYCRERYGVRPAEYLEELGWISDDVWLAHCVHLDGGEVRRFGRAGTGVAHCPSSNGRLGAGIAPVAEMLGAGVPVGLGVDGAASNEAGELAGEMRQALLLARLEGGPGALTARQALELATLGGARCLGREDEIGSLEPGKLADVALWRLDDLWHAGVEDPVAALVFGRTPRVETLFVGGRAVVEGGEITTVDEEEVANELSAAGRRLAARFEEVRGR; this comes from the coding sequence ATGGCCGGAAGGCTCGTCATCGAGGGGTGCGCCATCGCCGCGGTGGGCGCGGAGGGTGCCGAGCACGCCCGCGGGCACCTCGTGATAGAGGACGGACGCATCGCCGCGGTCGGCGAGGGGCCCGTCCCCGGGAGGTTGCGGGAGGGGGCGCGGGTGGTGGATGGTCGGGGTCGTCTGGCCACACCAGCGCTCGTCAACTGCCACCACCACCTCTACCAGTGGGCGACGCGTGGGATGGCCCAGCAGGAGGACCTCTTCGGGTGGCTCTCAGGGCTCTATCCCCTCTGGGCCTGCATCGACGAGGAGGTGGAGCACGCGGCCGCTTCGGCCGGGCTTACGGCGCTCGCGCTCTCCGGGTGCGCGACCACGACCGACCACCACTACGTCTTCCCGCGCGGGGCGGGTGATCTCTTCGCCGCCGAGGTGGAGGCGGCGAGGGAGGTGGGATTGCGATTCCATCCCACCCGGGGATCGATGGACCTCGGGGAGTCGCGGGGCGGGCTGCCCCCGGACGGGGTGGTGGAGGAGTTGGAGGAGATCCTCGCGGCGAGCGAGGAGGCGGTGGACCGCTACCACGATCCCTCGCCGGGTTCGATGCTGCGCGTCGCGCTCGCCCCCTGCTCGCCCTTCTCCGTCACGCGTGAGCTCATGGCCGAGAGCGCCAGGCTCGCGCGCGAGAAAGGGGTCAGGCTGCACACCCACCTCGCCGAGACCGTCGACGAAGAAGAGTACTGCCGGGAGCGCTACGGCGTGCGGCCCGCGGAGTATCTGGAGGAACTCGGCTGGATCTCCGACGACGTCTGGCTCGCCCACTGCGTCCACCTCGATGGCGGGGAGGTGCGGCGCTTCGGGCGGGCGGGGACCGGCGTCGCGCACTGCCCCTCGTCCAACGGCAGGCTCGGGGCCGGGATAGCGCCGGTCGCGGAGATGCTCGGGGCCGGGGTGCCGGTCGGTCTCGGGGTGGACGGGGCTGCCTCCAACGAGGCCGGGGAGCTCGCGGGCGAGATGCGGCAGGCGCTCCTTCTGGCGCGGCTCGAGGGAGGCCCCGGGGCGCTCACGGCCCGTCAGGCGCTCGAGCTCGCCACGCTGGGCGGGGCGCGTTGCCTGGGGAGGGAGGACGAGATCGGCTCGCTCGAGCCCGGCAAGCTCGCCGACGTCGCGCTCTGGAGGCTCGACGATCTGTGGCACGCCGGGGTCGAGGATCCCGTCGCCGCGCTCGTCTTCGGACGCACCCCGCGCGTCGAGACGCTCTTCGTCGGCGGGCGGGCGGTGGTCGAGGGCGGGGAGATCACGACCGTCGATGAAGAAGAGGTGGCGAATGAGCTCTCCGCGGCGGGCCGCAGGCTCGCCGCGAGGTTCGAGGAGGTTCGAGGGAGATGA
- the pucD gene encoding xanthine dehydrogenase subunit D — protein MTLQSAVPVRTRPQVPGKIGQSTTRSDGVPKVKGEFEYSSDLWMEGMLWGATLRSPHPSAIIRSVDTSAAEAVPGVYAVLTHEDVPGRKVYGMEVPDQPVLAWERVRYVGEPVALVAADHPETARRALEKIEVDYEVLEPLTDAEEALREDAPKLHPSGNLLKHVHIVHGDVEKAASEAEVVVEGEYEVGMQDQAFLGPESGLAVPDGQGGVDLYVSTQWLHIDQKQICESLGLPPERVRLTLSGVGGAFGGREDLSMQIHACLLALETGRPVKMVYNREESFYGHVHRHPCRMRYEHGAKKDGTLLYVKARIVLDGGAYASSSNAVCLNAGTFACGPYRVPNALVDSYMLYTNNPPCGAMRGFGAVQVCFAYEAQMDRLAKKLGMDPVELRIKNAIEPGDRFPFGQEVPYPAPVAEILRRVKEMPLPEEKEFAGRDVRELPGGVSNVTHGEGVVRGVGYAVGFKNIGFSAGFDDYSTARVTLAAEDGEPLARVHTAAAEVGQGLVTVEAQIARTELGVERVEVMNADTSVGSAGSSSASRQTYVTGSAVKLACEAVRKRLFERAAAELGEDPECLALEDGWVVRDGEALVPVADLLEGEEIEETVEYHHRPTEPLDERGQGDAHLQFAFAAHRAVVEVDTELGLVRVVEIATAQDVGKAINPQAVEGQIEGGVAQGLGLALLEEIQVKEGRIQNASFTDYLLPTILDMPPVRSEILELADPEAPYGLKGVGEPPTISSTAAIVAALRDATGRELTRVPVRPEHIVGEKSGS, from the coding sequence ATGACGCTTCAGAGTGCAGTTCCGGTCCGGACGCGTCCTCAGGTTCCCGGGAAGATCGGGCAGAGCACCACCCGCTCCGACGGCGTCCCGAAGGTGAAGGGGGAGTTCGAGTACTCCTCGGATCTGTGGATGGAGGGGATGCTGTGGGGTGCGACGCTGAGGAGCCCGCATCCCTCCGCCATCATCCGCTCGGTGGATACCTCCGCGGCCGAGGCGGTGCCGGGCGTCTACGCCGTTCTGACCCACGAGGACGTACCCGGCAGGAAGGTCTACGGGATGGAGGTTCCCGACCAGCCGGTCCTCGCCTGGGAGAGGGTGCGGTATGTCGGGGAGCCGGTCGCGCTCGTCGCCGCCGACCACCCCGAGACCGCCCGGAGGGCGCTGGAGAAGATAGAGGTCGACTACGAGGTCCTCGAGCCCCTCACCGACGCGGAGGAGGCGCTGCGGGAGGACGCGCCGAAGCTTCATCCCTCGGGCAATCTGCTCAAGCACGTCCACATCGTCCACGGCGACGTCGAGAAGGCCGCCTCCGAGGCCGAGGTCGTGGTCGAGGGGGAGTACGAGGTCGGGATGCAGGACCAGGCGTTCCTGGGGCCCGAGTCCGGGCTCGCGGTCCCCGACGGACAGGGAGGGGTGGACCTCTACGTCTCCACCCAGTGGCTGCACATAGACCAGAAGCAGATCTGCGAGTCGCTCGGGCTCCCGCCGGAGCGGGTGCGCCTGACGCTCTCGGGGGTCGGCGGGGCGTTCGGGGGCCGGGAGGACCTCTCGATGCAGATCCACGCGTGTCTGCTCGCGCTCGAGACCGGGCGCCCGGTGAAGATGGTCTACAACCGGGAGGAGTCCTTCTACGGACACGTCCACCGCCATCCCTGCCGGATGCGCTACGAGCACGGGGCGAAGAAGGACGGCACCCTCCTCTACGTGAAGGCCCGCATCGTCCTCGACGGCGGGGCCTACGCCTCGAGCTCGAACGCGGTGTGCCTGAACGCCGGCACCTTCGCCTGCGGTCCCTACCGGGTGCCGAACGCCCTGGTCGACAGCTACATGCTCTACACCAACAACCCGCCGTGCGGCGCTATGCGGGGCTTCGGGGCCGTGCAGGTCTGCTTCGCGTACGAGGCGCAGATGGACAGGCTCGCCAAAAAGCTCGGCATGGACCCGGTCGAGCTCAGGATCAAGAACGCCATCGAGCCCGGCGACCGCTTCCCGTTCGGGCAGGAGGTCCCCTACCCGGCGCCGGTCGCAGAGATCCTCAGGCGGGTGAAGGAGATGCCCCTGCCGGAGGAGAAGGAGTTTGCGGGCCGGGATGTACGCGAGCTCCCCGGCGGGGTCTCCAACGTCACCCACGGGGAGGGCGTCGTTCGGGGCGTGGGGTACGCGGTCGGGTTCAAGAACATCGGGTTCTCGGCGGGCTTCGACGACTACTCCACAGCACGCGTCACCCTCGCCGCGGAGGACGGAGAGCCGCTGGCGCGGGTGCACACCGCCGCGGCCGAGGTCGGACAGGGGCTCGTGACGGTGGAGGCCCAGATCGCGCGCACCGAGCTCGGGGTGGAGCGGGTGGAGGTCATGAACGCCGACACGAGCGTGGGCTCGGCGGGCTCCTCTTCGGCCTCCCGGCAGACCTACGTGACGGGATCTGCGGTGAAGCTGGCGTGCGAGGCGGTCAGAAAACGCCTCTTCGAGCGGGCGGCGGCGGAGCTCGGGGAGGATCCGGAGTGCCTCGCGCTCGAGGACGGCTGGGTCGTGCGCGACGGGGAGGCGCTCGTCCCGGTCGCAGACCTCCTCGAGGGGGAGGAGATCGAGGAGACCGTCGAGTACCACCACCGTCCGACCGAGCCGCTGGACGAGCGGGGGCAGGGGGACGCCCACCTGCAGTTCGCCTTCGCCGCCCACCGGGCGGTCGTGGAGGTCGACACCGAGCTCGGGCTGGTGCGGGTCGTCGAGATCGCGACCGCCCAGGACGTGGGTAAGGCCATAAACCCGCAGGCGGTCGAGGGCCAGATCGAGGGCGGGGTGGCCCAGGGGCTGGGGCTCGCGCTCCTGGAGGAGATCCAGGTGAAGGAAGGAAGGATCCAGAACGCCTCCTTCACCGACTACCTGCTCCCGACGATCCTGGACATGCCTCCGGTACGCTCGGAGATCCTCGAGCTCGCGGACCCGGAGGCCCCCTACGGCCTCAAAGGCGTCGGCGAGCCGCCGACGATCTCCTCGACCGCGGCGATAGTCGCCGCGCTGCGCGACGCGACCGGGCGGGAGCTCACCCGCGTGCCGGTGCGCCCCGAGCACATCGTCGGTGAGAAGAGCGGGTCCTGA
- a CDS encoding solute carrier family 23 protein gives MSETTAGRTRVRHPVDEVLPAGKLAVYGFQHVLAFYAGAVIVPILLAGAIGLSKEHLVYLISADLFTCGIASIIQSVGFWEVGVRLPLLQGVTFTAVAPMIAIGKANGGGVKGLLVIYGSIIVAGIFTFLLAPYFSRIIRFFPPVVTGTVITVIGVTLVPVAIQDAGGGDPSAPSFGSLQNITLALFVLVLILVLYRVFRDRFLSTIAVLIGLAVGTAVSAALGVADFGQVSKSAWLGVTTPFHYGLPHFQIAAIISMVIVMLITMIETTGDTFATGEIVGKRLGPRDIARALRADGLSTLIGGILNSFPYTCFAENIGLVRLTAVKSRWVVASAGGIMILLGLFPKLAAIVASIPTPVIGGAALALFGTVAAIGIQTLQRVDFSRTSNVLIVAVSIGFALTPVVFPQFFQHFPSSFQVVLGSGITLGSICAFVLNFVFNVIGGGEGREAAGSRQGRLTLEEVNRMSREEFVGRFGRLFEGGRWVAEEAYDRRPFASVYELRTAFQDVLLEADPERQLALIRSYPPLGVIDLSDEALAEELGLTPSEYEVLTSAASGGVLGPESLRDRAAAGLDTLSPEEYDEFLRLNRAYREKFGFPLVIALRERESKQEVLEAGRARLANSPAQERMAAMVEIAKIAGYRLEDIVEESGGVTVGSES, from the coding sequence ATGTCTGAGACTACGGCCGGGCGCACCCGCGTCCGCCATCCCGTGGACGAGGTACTGCCCGCGGGCAAGCTCGCGGTCTACGGTTTTCAGCACGTGCTGGCGTTCTACGCCGGGGCGGTCATCGTCCCGATACTTCTCGCCGGGGCGATAGGGCTGAGCAAGGAGCACCTCGTCTACCTGATAAGCGCCGACCTCTTCACGTGCGGGATAGCCTCGATCATCCAGTCGGTCGGGTTCTGGGAGGTCGGGGTGCGGCTGCCGCTGCTGCAGGGGGTGACCTTCACCGCCGTCGCCCCGATGATCGCCATCGGCAAGGCCAACGGCGGCGGGGTGAAGGGGTTGCTGGTGATCTACGGTTCGATCATCGTCGCCGGCATCTTCACCTTCCTGCTCGCCCCGTACTTCAGCCGCATCATCCGCTTCTTCCCCCCGGTGGTGACGGGCACCGTGATCACCGTGATCGGGGTGACGCTCGTGCCGGTGGCGATCCAGGACGCCGGGGGCGGGGACCCGAGCGCCCCGAGCTTCGGGAGCCTGCAGAACATCACGCTCGCCCTCTTCGTGCTCGTCCTCATCCTCGTCCTCTACCGGGTCTTCCGGGACCGCTTCCTGAGCACGATAGCCGTCCTGATCGGGCTGGCGGTGGGCACCGCGGTCTCGGCGGCGCTCGGGGTGGCGGACTTCGGCCAGGTCTCGAAGTCCGCCTGGCTCGGGGTGACGACCCCGTTCCACTACGGGCTGCCGCACTTCCAGATCGCCGCGATAATCTCGATGGTGATCGTCATGCTCATCACCATGATCGAGACGACCGGCGACACCTTCGCGACCGGCGAGATCGTCGGTAAGCGCCTCGGACCCAGGGACATCGCCCGCGCGCTGCGGGCCGACGGGCTCTCGACGCTCATCGGCGGCATCCTGAACTCCTTCCCCTACACCTGCTTCGCGGAGAACATCGGGCTGGTCCGGCTGACGGCGGTCAAGAGCCGGTGGGTCGTGGCCTCGGCGGGGGGTATCATGATCCTGCTCGGGCTCTTCCCCAAGCTCGCCGCGATCGTCGCCTCGATCCCCACGCCGGTCATCGGCGGGGCGGCTCTCGCGCTCTTCGGCACCGTGGCGGCGATAGGCATCCAGACGCTGCAGCGGGTCGACTTCAGCCGCACCAGCAACGTGCTCATCGTCGCGGTGAGCATCGGCTTCGCCCTGACCCCGGTGGTCTTCCCCCAGTTCTTCCAGCACTTCCCCTCCTCGTTCCAGGTGGTGCTCGGGAGCGGCATCACGCTCGGGAGCATCTGCGCTTTCGTCCTGAACTTCGTCTTCAACGTGATCGGTGGAGGCGAAGGCCGCGAGGCCGCAGGCTCACGGCAGGGGAGGCTCACCCTCGAGGAGGTCAACCGGATGAGCCGGGAGGAATTCGTCGGGCGTTTCGGCCGTCTCTTCGAGGGGGGACGCTGGGTCGCGGAGGAGGCCTACGACCGCCGGCCGTTCGCGAGCGTCTACGAGCTGCGCACCGCCTTCCAGGACGTCCTGCTCGAGGCCGACCCCGAGCGCCAGCTCGCCCTCATCCGCTCCTACCCGCCGCTCGGCGTAATAGACCTCTCCGACGAGGCGCTCGCCGAGGAACTGGGGCTCACCCCATCGGAGTACGAGGTGCTCACCAGCGCCGCCTCCGGCGGGGTGCTCGGACCGGAGTCGCTGCGCGACCGCGCCGCGGCAGGCCTCGACACCCTCAGCCCGGAGGAGTACGATGAATTCCTGCGTCTCAACCGGGCCTACCGGGAGAAGTTCGGCTTCCCTCTGGTGATCGCGCTGCGCGAGCGCGAAAGCAAGCAGGAGGTGCTCGAGGCTGGCCGGGCGCGCCTGGCGAACTCCCCGGCGCAGGAGAGGATGGCGGCGATGGTCGAGATCGCCAAGATCGCCGGCTACCGGCTGGAGGACATCGTGGAGGAATCCGGCGGCGTGACGGTCGGGAGCGAAAGTTGA
- a CDS encoding nucleoside deaminase produces the protein MSLPAVTIELPEWMEEAAPGGLLCPTREDRMRFVVALARENVRQKTGGPFGAAVFDRDSGRLIAPGVNLVYTANLSCAHAEIVALSVAQRILGSFDLGEGGSLELVTSTEPCAMCFGGVIWSGVKSLVCGAREQDARAIGFDEGPKVPNWPEELSRRGISIARDVCRAEAASVLEEYAENGGVIYNARR, from the coding sequence TTGAGCCTGCCGGCGGTCACCATCGAGCTGCCGGAATGGATGGAGGAGGCCGCTCCCGGCGGCCTCCTCTGCCCGACCCGCGAGGACCGGATGCGCTTCGTCGTGGCCCTCGCCCGGGAGAACGTCCGCCAGAAGACCGGCGGACCGTTCGGCGCGGCCGTCTTCGACCGGGATTCCGGCCGGCTCATAGCCCCCGGTGTCAACCTGGTCTACACCGCGAACCTCTCCTGCGCCCACGCGGAGATCGTCGCCCTCTCGGTCGCCCAGAGGATCCTCGGCAGCTTCGACCTGGGCGAGGGCGGCTCCCTCGAGCTCGTCACCAGCACCGAGCCGTGCGCCATGTGCTTCGGCGGCGTGATCTGGTCCGGCGTCAAGAGCCTCGTCTGCGGCGCCCGCGAACAAGACGCCCGCGCCATAGGCTTCGACGAAGGCCCCAAGGTCCCGAACTGGCCCGAAGAACTCTCCCGCCGCGGGATCTCCATCGCCCGCGACGTCTGCCGCGCGGAGGCCGCCTCGGTCCTTGAAGAGTACGCAGAGAACGGCGGCGTGATCTACAACGCCCGCCGGTGA